Proteins co-encoded in one Arachis hypogaea cultivar Tifrunner chromosome 13, arahy.Tifrunner.gnm2.J5K5, whole genome shotgun sequence genomic window:
- the LOC112733851 gene encoding GLABRA2 expression modulator-like yields the protein MMMEPPKPGTNQASQIPHGAGSGRTFPSSGSAKKSVHWSPELVTESTFVSSPQESRFNPRAYFSPSFSSPPSSTSSQSATTVTFFETVVTVRNVLGRWGKKVGEATRRAESLAGNTWQHLKTSPSFAEAAMGRIAQGTKVLAEGGYEKIFLHTFETVPEERLLNSFACYLSTSAGPIMGVLYISTVKIAYASDNPISYQSDDNRTEWSYYKVAIPLYELKAVNPSSNTANPAEKYIQVISVDNHEFWFMGFLNYEGAVECLQEAFLSAKSLRFEA from the exons ATGATGATGGAACCGCCGAAGCCAGGAACGAACCAAGCATCTCAGATTCCGCACGGAGCGGGATCGGGGCGCACCTTTCCGTCGTCCGGTAGCGCGAAAAAGTCTGTGCATTGGAGCCCCGAATTGGTAACGGAATCCACCTTCGTGTCTTCACCTCAGGAATCGCGCTTCAATCCACGCGCCTAtttctctccctctttctcttctcctccttcgTCGACTTCTTCGCAATCCGCGACCACAGTAACCTTCTTTG AGACGGTGGTGACCGTTAGGAACGTGCTTGGAAGATGGGGAAAGAAGGTGGGGGAAGCAACTCGGAGAGCTGAGAGTCTCGCCGGAAACACGTGGCAGCACT TGAAAACAAGCCCCAGTTTTGCTGAAGCTGCTATGGGAAGAATTGCTCAGGGAACAAAGGTCCTGGCAGAAGGTGGATATGAGAAGATTTTTCTGCATACATTTGAGACAGTTCCTGAGGAACGGCTTCTGAATTCTTTTGCATGTTATCTATCAACATCAGCTGGTCCAATAATGGGGGTTTTGTATATCTCTACTGTAAAGATTGCATATGCTAGTGATAATCCTATTTCCTATCAATCTGATGATAACCGAACCGAATGGAGCTATTATAAG GTAGCTATTCCACTATACGAGCTAAAAGCAGTGAATCCTTCGTCAAACACAGCCAATCCTGCTGAGAAGTACATCCAGGTGATATCTGTGGACAACCATGAATTTTGGTTTATGGGGTTCTTGAACTATGAAGGTGCTGTGGAATGCCTACAAGAAGCTTTTCTATCTGCCAAATCCTTACGATTTGAAGCATAG